A segment of the Lolium perenne isolate Kyuss_39 chromosome 3, Kyuss_2.0, whole genome shotgun sequence genome:
gtcgtcctcctcgtcctcttcttcttcctctgcgtcgGGGGAGGAGAAGTTACCCCAGGAGAGGAGGTCATCCTcactctccgcctccagctctccgtcaatgaggaaccggaggtcgtcctccccatcggtcaggggcaagtcaccatctgacccgacgagggcctcgggtgggccatctggcatgaagtcgaagtcccactcttgCTCATCCCCTTGGTTGTGCTCTGGCATCGgctcactcgaggaagaagattggaaggagagagccgatgaagcagaggaggaggatgagtccatggtggaggagggttTTTTCGATGGCTAGCACCGAGCcgggggatgaagaagcaaattgctcaacgcggttaaataaaagggttagtggagatttaatgctgtgACGGTTTCCGAGGACATGGTGCCCaatctgtcaaatcgtgcagagaagttgagaaggcagggcatcatgatgaaggatactgtgacggttctgctctgccacgacatgactcgACGAGGAAAAAGCAtattggttttggaattatcattaccaaaaccaggggggcatgtgttatcaccagaatttaactggatcagaggtgggccgtgattgagatgggcttaacaaatatacgtagaaaatattcatgaatcggccttgtatagagagtttgggctaaattacccgtgtatctgtaaatatagtaggatacgtgtcggttaggattaaaaggtagagtttggctcgtacacggttgggattattcccacgttagaatgtctacggactataaatatgtatctagggttattgagaaagaagaaaatcacgttcacaacaaaaccaatctaggcgcatcgccaccccttgtttcgagggtttcttccgggtaagcgctatgctgcctagatcgcatcttgcgatctaggcagaatcttgtttatctgttgttcatgtgttgcccgtactgaagcctttttgatgacgagcaacaccgttatcatggatatgttagggttagcatcggtactttctcgatgtatttgattagtcatgctactcctggatatctagccacccttgtaccgatctcaggtgcaagggtggcaccttgcttagtcattgtttagtagatttgatccgttacgattgctccttgttcttcaaggactagtttaatatctgcatagttaggccttataaacgggttgaaggatccagtagcacgtagggtatagtttgctagtcctagggaagatattccgggaatcaactccacgttggtttttaggccttgtctagagctggtttattatcacctttcgtgtctgccaggctcaatcacgtataggacgttccggttatgtggtgaaaaccctagatcgtcgtagattgttttaacttaacattgatcaagcaggaccaccatgttatcgtagatctcatgcgaatcatgggtggatcggctccttgagccaatccacgggacaacctgagagccgatcgaggctcgtatttaatgtttacgtgtatgccatgcaggaaactaagcgaagcaatccatcaccttcctgaccaggtataggtcaggtggcacgcccttgcaccagcatcggacgtgcgtgccggatctttgcgggccgtcgcccgagggaccagggccctccagcagtcctgggagcctcccggctcttcgtgttgcccgtcgctactcgtcggtgggttttggtggtcaacgttTTGTTGTTGTCCATTGATCATGTCTTGTATTTTCTATTGTTCTTACACGTGTTTGTGTACATGCAAGGTCGTGAAGCTGGAGTGTGTCAGGGTGGGGAGAGGCTTGTTTCCCCCGATCCATCGGGTTACGAGCTTGCCTTGAACCGATGGACGAGGGCGCTGAAGCCGTTTGTTTCGGGTATAATGCATACTGCGTCGTTCCCTCGCACACCCATGGCTGCTGGCTCAAGCTCAGACGCTTCTCCAGGGCGCTGACTCCACGCCGCTGCTATGTCGAGCTAGACGTGGACGACTTGCAGACATGATCAAGATCCCACTGCATGTGTCGCTGTGTCAGCTTTCCACTTCTACAACGAGTGGGTCCAGGTGACCTACCATATTGGCCAGATGGTGTTGGGGAGGAACTGGTGGAAGATCATTCACCTCTACGATCTCTAGTACAAAGACACCGTGGAGTTCAAGATCCAGGCATTTGACTTGAAGatgtgaaaggacgagatgtcgcctagagggggggtgaataggcgtttaaaaaatcttacggatttggcttgtaagaatgcggaattaaactaacgtttagtttacaaacACAACCCTTAAATATGCTagactcaactaagtgcaacaacaacaactagagctaagcaagatagacacaagatatatgtagcacaagtgatagcaagatatatgtacttgaaGCACGAtggacttgggcttgttgtaaagatagcaacaagctcaagaacctctcacagagaaacaccaagaagcaatagggatatgcgaagtatgcaaaggattgagctccctaagacgatgtgctcaagttacccaaccgaaagcccctcttcatagtgtggctatctatcctataatccggtctcccatcaatcaccttgagaccggtaaaaggaaaacctatcaaggccatacctttgcctttcgcatcccgcttgatcttgatgataactcttcaagctccactcaagccggaatgccacacttaatcattgttgcttcgtgaagactcacaaatgctcccccatacaccatgatgggaaagctccattgctgcacatcttcacatgtccattatcaccaaatggacggcaagcttcaagcatatgatcctcttgagatgttcaacttgaacttgcccaacggcTATATgacatctcacttttgatgcatgcccatggaaagatacctaacccacatagacaacacaagggaacatatatgatgggctagttcataaagcatgattgacacggcttaccataccacatgacttctcgtggcatattcttcatgcttcatgtgttgaccaatcttgaatctattcttcactctttgtattggtcaaccttgtatcttctcatgctctatcatactatattgaggtgtataaagaattcttcacttgaaatcaaacactcaagatcttgatcattcgttgcttatcacataagctagagcatggctaatattgagttccacataagaactgtatcttcatttcttctcttgatcatatcacatatatatcttcaaatcgatgatcttgatgccaatacacaaggtatatctttatcttcatggcatccatacttgaatccagcacatggaatacaagtagtacctatggaatattccttcatataaactcaatgaaaacattagtccataggggttgtcattaattaccaaaaccacacacaggggcaatatacccttacaagatGACAATCTACAAGCTGACCATCTCCACCACGAGGATACTCATGCCCTCATCACGGATCGGTGGCGGCCGCCCATGTTTCATGTCAGTGTTTTTCTATATGTTGTCTATACTTAGTAGTAGTTAAGTGTGGTGAACTATTGATGCTAAGACTTCTATGCTGGATTTTGATCATGGGTTCGACCCTCGTGTTCTAGGAGCTTGCCACTTGAACATGTTATCTTTTGATCAGGGGTAGTTGTTGTAAACCCTTGATTGCTAAACATGCCTTAACGTGCTAGCTAACTAATTATGCTCTTATCAGTCTAGGTGCATATTGTTATGTATTTGTGTGCTTTTGTAACAGCTACTTTTGTGGTAGTAAGATCACCATATTCAGATAAGGTAACCATATCTTAGATTCACACATAACCAAACAACTCAGTTTCCCTCTACAAATGAGTCATAACAAGTCGGACATTTCACACCAGTGGGGGATCATCGAGGCGTCGTGGAACAAATTTCTTGACCACCTTAAGAAGGTCACGACGAGGAACGAGAGTGGCAAGACCATGGTGGATTATGTAAGTGGCTCTCTCATCCTGTTCTCATGTAAATTTATTATTCTCATATTGATGCATTGCCATCTTCTTTGCTAGATGTACGACATGCACGCTGCGTACAAGGAAGACAATGAGGACAAGGATGTCATGTGCATGCATTGCTTCAAGAAGCTCCAAGGTGTGAAGAAATGGGACAAGGTCTAGCTCACTCTCAAAAAGAACGACGATGCGGAAGCTGGACCACTCCCCCCTCGGCGGGATCGAGAGGGAGAAGGTGGAAGCCGCGAAGATGGAAGCCCAAGCCAACATGATTAAGGCCACGAACGAAGCATCGACCATGTCACAAGAGGCCAAGATCTTGATGGAGGACATGTTGGGCATGGATCCTTCGGCGAGGGCGTGGCACGAGATATACCGTTTGCGCATCGACAAGGAGGTATTGGCCGCCCAAGAGGCTTCGGTATCGGTATTCATGGTGGAGCCAACAACGGTAGTGGCAGTGGCACCGACATTGGCAGCCATGGCGACGGCAACACCACCGATGAAATGGAGGAACTACTGATGATCGCGGAGGCACTTGTGATTGACGAGTCGAATGTGATGGAGGTGCAGGTGTCGTTCACACCCTCATTTCAGCTATTTGGCCATGAAGCCAAAATCATTTTTTTGGGTAGCCGGACTATGACAGTGATTTGGTGGTCGGAAGTGTTGGCCGAACTATGCTTTTGAATTTCTATTTGAAAAATAAACTTGAATTTCTATTATTTGTAAATTTCACTTTATTTTAGGCCAACTTTTTTTTTGGGGTGTAGACTATTAGGATCATCGGTGTGAAAAATTTCTCCACCTATCAAGGGTGGTACTCCTAGTTCTCCTTAGCAACAtatcggtgttggtgttggtgtctaTTTAGAGATTATCCGTGGAGATGCTTTTAAAGGAGAAGAAAAGATGTTTCCATGAGCCATGTTTGGAATTGGGATCCTTCCGGGATGAGCTCCCCGTAGTGATCTTATCCCGCGGTAAAGCGATGGCATGGCATTCTCGTGTTCCCCATCCGTCCTTTTTACCGGCGGCCGTCAACGCTCTTATCCAGCCGCCACACTCCATTGCCGCGACGTCCATCCGATAAACAAGAAACCATCGGAGCTGACTCACCATCACTCATCCAAGTGGATCCAAACCTTCGCAATTCCCCATCCATGCCGTCCATTCACTCGCATCCGACGGCACAGCAGAGTACGACCCCTGCACACCCCTTCCGGCCATCTTCCCCAAAACATATAAAAACCCagagcatcatcatcatcacagaTCGTTAAACTAAGCACATGTCGCATAACAATCACGATTGAATTGATACACCGGGATTGGGCATGATTCCTTCTAGCTCTCTCTCGAGTCCCAGCTAACTAACCAACTTTTCTTACTCACGGCACACTCCACCGTTTATAAACCCCGCTCGGCTAGCCCGTCTGTCTGATACCATTTCCGTCCGGTTGTTGCTCCACTAAACCGGCCTGCCTGCCTCTTCTCCACCCTTCCAAGTTACCCACCACCAATGGCCAAACCGCgaccggcggcggcgacctccgcCGCGCCGTCCACCTCCTACGCCTACGCGTCGGCCTTcatgccgccgcccccgtcccccTCCGACGGGGACCTGCTCCGCGCGCTGCACCGCCTGGCGCGCGACCTCTCCGCCGCCGACACGCCCGCCCCGTTCCTGCGCGCCGCGTTCGCGTCCGTCTCGCGCCGCGCCAGGctcctcgccgccgccttcgACGACCTTCTCCTCTCCGTCCCCGACGCCTCCGACCTGCCGCGGTCCGCCTCGCTCTGCCTCCGCGAGCTGCTCCTCGTGCTGCAGCGCTTCAAGGCCGTCGTCGCCGACTGCGCCGCGCGGAGCCGCACCCTGCTGCTGCTGCGGTCCGACGAGACGGGCGCCGAGCTGCGCGACCTGCACCACGACCTGGCCACGCTGCTCGACCTGCTCCCCGTCGTCGAGCTCGGCCTCGCCGACGACGTCGCCGACCTGCTCGCCCTCGCGTCCCGCCAGTGCCGCCGCTCGTCCGGCGGCGCCGAGGCGGAGGCGGGCCCGCCGGCGCTCAAGGCCGGCGTGCTCGCGCTCATCGACGAGATCGAGCGGGAGATCGTGCCCGGGCGGGACCGGCTGGAGGGGGTCCTCGAGGAGGTGGGCGTCAACGACCCCGCCAGCTGCAGCGACGAGATCGAGACACTCGAGCGGGAGATCGGGGACCGCGCGTCCGAGCGCTGGACGCCCGCCATGATCGCCCTCGTCGGCCTCCTCCGCTACGCCAAGTGCGTCCTCTTCAGCGCCACGCCCCGCCCTTCTTCGTCAGACTCCAAGCCAGACTCCGACTCCACCGACGCCGACGGCGATCTCGAGGAGTCGCCGGCGCCTCCCATGGACCTCCGGTGCCCCATCTCCCTGGACCTAATGCGGGACCCCGTCGTGGCCGCCAGCGGGCAGACCTACGACCGCGAGTCGATCGACCGCTGGTTCAACTCCGGCAAGTCAACCTGCCCCAAGACGGGGCAGGTGCTAACCAGCCTCGACCTGGTGCCCAACAAGTCCCTCAAGAACCTCATCACCAAGTGGTGCCGCGAGAACGGCGTGGCCATGGAGCCCTGCGAGGCCAGCAAGGGCGAGCAGGCCCAGGCCACGGCCGCCAACAAGGCGGCGCTGGAGGTGGCGCGCATGACGGCGTCGTTTTTAGTGAAAAAACTGTCGGCGACCTTCTCGCCCGACGCGGCCAGCCGCGTGGTGCACGAGATCCGCCTGCTCTCCAAGTCGGGTTCCGACCACCGCGCCTTCGTGGGGGAGGCCGGCGCCGTGCCGATGCTGGTGCCGCTGCTctactccgaggacgccgggctGCAGCTCAACGCGGTGACGGCGCTGCTGAACCTGTCCATCCTGGAGGCCAACAAGAAGCGCATCATGCACGCGGACGGCGCCGTGGAGGCGGTCGCGCACACCATGGGCCCCGGCGGCGCGACGTGGCGCGCCAGGGagaacgcggcggcggcggtgctcaGCCTCGCGTCGGTGCACACGTACCGGCGCCGGCTGGGCCGGAACGCGTCGGTGGTGGAGCGGCTGGTGGAACTGGCGCGCGCCGGGCCGAAGAGCACGAAGAAGGACGCGCTGGCCGCGCTGCTGTCGCTGGCGGGCGAGCGGGAGAACGTGGGGCGGCTGGTGGACGCCGGCGTGGCCGAGGCCGCGCTGTCCGCCGTCAGCGGCGAGGAGACGGCCGCGGCCGTGCTGGCGGCGCTCGCCAAgcgcggcggcgcggaggcgaTCGTGGGCATCGACGGCGCCGTGGCGCGGCTCGTGGCGGAGATGCGGCGCGGGACGGAGTGGGCCAGGGAGAGCGCCACGGCCGCGCTGGTGCTGCTGTGCCGGCGGCTGGGCGCGCGGGCGGTGGCGCAGGTCATGGCCGTGCCCGGGGTGGAGTGGGCGATCTGGGAGCTGATGGGCACCGGCACGGACCGCGCGAGGCGGAAGGCCGCGTCGCTGGGCAGGATTTGCCGGCGCTGGGCGGCCGCGTCCGCCGCCGACGGCGAGCGCGGCGCCGAGTGCCCCGCGTCCAGCGTGGAGCCTCCGGCCATGATGGCGTCCTAAGTCGACGACACGTAGGATTAAGCTCGCTCGGTTATTTTtccaccttcttcttcttgtACAAAACGAGGTTTGATTAGGCTGTGACGATTCTTTTGGCGCGAGAGACAATGGTGAGTGGTTGATCAACTGTGCATACGGAGCTCCGGCTCCATGTAATTCCTTCCGAAGTTTCAATCTTTCTTGACACGAAATACTACTTACACAAGGTAAAAAGGTTTTGTGCCTCTGGAATTGTTCATTTGTGGATAGGTTTCCGTGTTACGCATGCAAACGCAAGGATAACCGATATGCCTTATCTTTCCGACGGCTGAGCTACCGGTATTCGATCGATCTCCGGGAGGAGGAAAGCAACGTAAATGTTCCTGACAAAGTCCGATCGCTGTCGACGCCATGATCCAAGTTAACAGAAACAAGCAAGTTGGGAGCATTGGCTGGGCGCTTCATGTGTTCGGGCTATCATTGGGTGGTTGATTTGTCTATCCGTCCAACGCCAACGCTAGCGAGAGTGATGGCGATGATTGGGACCAGCCGCCAGCCTTTCGCCCTGCTCTGCCCTCCTCCGCTGTCGAGCGCCATGATTCCCGGCGGAAAGATGCCATAACCAGGCGGAGGTTGCACTGCACGTCGAGCACAGCTCGCAGGCAGGTGGAATGTTCGATCGGTGGACGAGTAGACGCCAAGATCCGCTCGCTGCTGGTGCTCACCTCGACGATCACGACGTGCGTGCGGCGCCGGCTTTTGCCCACCGCCGCATGTCGACCAGCTCGCGTTCTTTGAAATGAAAGGACGTGCTGTCGGGTGACACGGTGTTCTTGGTCGACCACGCGCGCGCGCATGTGTTTCCCATCGCGGGGAAGTCAAAAAGTTTTTTTTTATCTTTGGAAAAAAGTCAACTTTAAACCTTGAATTCCTAGTGGTTCGATGGTTTGACCCTCAACGTTGTAATACTTGTCTTTCGAACACTCAACTCTCAAATCCCGATCTAATATGAACTTTGACGCTGGTTTAGCGAGTAAAACGCTGACATGGCAAATATTGGTCGGGATTCTTGTCAGTGGTGGGCCCGGTAGTGAGCGATTACTTAAAGGCCACGCGGGTCGGAAGCGGTACGCGGGTGAGACAGAGGAAAGTGTGGAATAAAATTATAGTTCGtgtagagagagagaggaggcggCAACTGAGAGGATTTTTGTGCACTACCGCGGTCCACCGCGGCGAGCACGGGACGAAGAATGTCTTGGGCTTCTAGTGCTTCGTCTGTTCATGGCTTTGCTCGGGATGGCGGAAGAAGGAGAGGGGTGGAATCAAGGTCGCCGGTGGCGGACCGTCAGAGCGCCATGGTGTACGAACTGGTGAAGCTCTGCAACTACAATCCCTAGAGGAAGGCTCCCAGATGGATCTCCTGGAGCTTACAGAATCTAGGAAAGAGGTACTACGTGTGCATGGATGCCATGGTGAGCTCAAATTTCTTCCCTATTGTCTCTTTTCTACTCAGTTCTCCTCGTTTGTTCCATTGAGTTGGGTTGTTACAAATGAACAACAAGGTGGTTCTGGCTATGTTGAATGGCATGACTAGCATTTGCCGAAGTACTTCACTGAACTCGTTGGAGATCTGCAAGATGAAGTTTGGAGGCTGCGTGGGGAAGGGAATGTTTCTACTTGGTCTGAACATCATAGTGGAAGACATCGACGGCATGGTTCTTGATCCGCAAGATAAGCTCAAGCAAAAGAATGCAAACCTAGCTGCttcatacgtctcaaacgtatctataatgtttgatgctccatgcttactTTACACTAATTTATACGgagtatatgttttgctcatgcttCGTTGTATTTTTATacatttccgacactaacctattaacaagatgccatagtaccaGTTTCCTGTTTTGTACTTCagaaaagttgaaggaaatattctctgaattggacgaaataaaatccgaagtcaatatttttccgtaacgaagacagagtccagaggggagtcgaagaaaggcagcagggcggccagaccagccctaggcgcggcctaaccctggcccgcacctaggggtggtgtgggccccctggcctccGCCGACATCgttcctccgcctatttaatcacgatctcgggaaaaccctgaacacccgagcctccatccacgaaaagtttcatCGCGGTCGCCATTGCAGACCCTTGCTCGGGAGGGTTctaaagctcttcccggcaccctgccggaggggaaaatcatcgccggaggcatctacatcgccatgcccacctccgaagtgatgcgtgagtagttcatccatggactatggatccatagcagtagctagatggttatcttctccaatttgtgcatcatgtttagatcttgtgagttgcctatcatgatcaagatgatgtttATGTCATGCTACATGttctgtttgttgggatccggtgaatattgaatactatgttgagatcgattatatacttgtcatatgttatttgtgatcttgcatgctctctgttgctagtggaTACTCCGGCTAAATAAATGCTTGTGACtcccagagggagtatttatgctggatagtgggttcatgcctctaattttctagaagagtgacaataacttctaagattgtagatgtgttgttgctactagggagaaaacaacaatgttttatctaaggataattatattgtttactgtacacacattgcttaatgcgataatctattgcttgcaacttaatactggaaggggttcggatgataaccggaaggtggattattagtcataaacgcagttggattacggtgtatgtattatgttgtaaggcCCAAAcgaatcacatagtaatcatcttctcatgcatggtctttattttgtcaattgcaatgttcacccagcatgttatttatctttatgtagagacacctctagtgaactgtggaccccggtcctttctgatgggattcgtagcatagaaaacaaaaaaattcctaccgcgagaacgcaatccaagccaagatgcaatctagaggatcgtagcaacgaggggatgaacgagactaacccttgaagatttccaaagcctacgagattagatctcgttgttgcagaagatgatcacttgtcgctttcaaaagcgcgtagaagatcttgacggtgccacaatcgggcagcacctccgtactcggtcacacgttcggtgttgatgacgacgtccttctccccattccagcgggcagcggaagtagtagatcctcctcggaatcccggtagcacgacggcgtggtggcggtggtggtggagaactccggcagggcttcacctatgcgttgcgggagtattatgtggaggaggagaggctagggtttggggagaggggtggctagggcgccggccatgggcatccctaggtggtgcggccaagagtggctgccccctccctctcctcctcattatataggtggaaatccccaagagttgtagtccaagtcttcgaataagaccccaacaacaaaacctcccataggtgggaaacctactcaaggggggagtcctacccaaggtgggactcccacctttcccttaggtggggtggccggccacctatggtggagtccacctgggactccacccccttagggttggccggccaagcttggtggagtccctccgggactccgccttccatagtgatttcttccggacttttctagaaccttctagaacccgcCATAAATGcagcggatcatttccaaacttggaatatgacttcctatatatgaatcttattctccggaccattccggacctcgtcgtgatgtcctggatcccatccgagactccgaacaaaacttcgaactccattccatattccatatctacttgaatgacatcaaaccttaagtgtgtcaccctacggttcgcgaactatgcagacatggttgagacctctctccgaccaataaccaatagcgggatctggagatccataatggctcccacatattcaacgatgactttagtgatcgactgaaccatttacatacgataccgattccctttgtcacacgatattttacttgtccgaggtttgatcatcggtatctctataccttgttcaacctcgtctcctgacaagtactctttactcgtaccgtggtatgtggtctcttatgaaccattcatatgcttgcaagcttattagacgacattccaccgagagggcccagagtatatctatccgtcatcgggatggacaaatcccactgttgatccatatgcctcaactcatactttccggatacttaatcccatctttataaccacccatttacgcagtggcgtttgatgtaatcaaagtacccttcccgtataagtgatttacatgatctcatggtcgaaaggactaggtaactatgtatcgaaagcttatagcaaataacttaatgacgtgatcttatgctacgcttaattgggtgtgtccattacatcattcacataatgacataaccttgttattaataacatccaatgttcatgatcatgaaactatgatcatctattaatcaacaagctagttatacaagagacttactagggactccttgttgttcacataacacacatgtatcaatgtttcggttaatacaattatagcatggtatgtaaacattatcataaacacaaagatatattataataactattttattattgcctcttgggcatatctccaacagtctctcacttgcactagagtcaataatatagtttacatttgtaaagatataacaccttggccttccggtgctttatcatgtattgctcacgggagaggtttttagtcaacggatctaacacgctcagaaacgtatgtattttgcaattcatttgcatctcaacgcatcactcattttccaaatgagtcggcattattcttatatgttcagtcctctggtggaaccttaattccgcggtctgaaatatgtcactaatattgtcatacacaatatagcttcaaagttctgacactatcggaactacaccaagttctccaagaactcttcgacttaaacatcctcagttattgtcaaaacaatgacatactatgccttcgtttgtagaatccgtcacaatatttagaactcttctaaa
Coding sequences within it:
- the LOC127344770 gene encoding U-box domain-containing protein 16, producing MAKPRPAAATSAAPSTSYAYASAFMPPPPSPSDGDLLRALHRLARDLSAADTPAPFLRAAFASVSRRARLLAAAFDDLLLSVPDASDLPRSASLCLRELLLVLQRFKAVVADCAARSRTLLLLRSDETGAELRDLHHDLATLLDLLPVVELGLADDVADLLALASRQCRRSSGGAEAEAGPPALKAGVLALIDEIEREIVPGRDRLEGVLEEVGVNDPASCSDEIETLEREIGDRASERWTPAMIALVGLLRYAKCVLFSATPRPSSSDSKPDSDSTDADGDLEESPAPPMDLRCPISLDLMRDPVVAASGQTYDRESIDRWFNSGKSTCPKTGQVLTSLDLVPNKSLKNLITKWCRENGVAMEPCEASKGEQAQATAANKAALEVARMTASFLVKKLSATFSPDAASRVVHEIRLLSKSGSDHRAFVGEAGAVPMLVPLLYSEDAGLQLNAVTALLNLSILEANKKRIMHADGAVEAVAHTMGPGGATWRARENAAAAVLSLASVHTYRRRLGRNASVVERLVELARAGPKSTKKDALAALLSLAGERENVGRLVDAGVAEAALSAVSGEETAAAVLAALAKRGGAEAIVGIDGAVARLVAEMRRGTEWARESATAALVLLCRRLGARAVAQVMAVPGVEWAIWELMGTGTDRARRKAASLGRICRRWAAASAADGERGAECPASSVEPPAMMAS